The window TgggggggggtgagagaggaggaaggtaTCAAATGACTCGTTGTGTTATTCTTTTACTAGTCATTGTAACATTGACCTGGCATACCCGCAATTATGCATGGCTAATTATTTACACATTCTTAGTAGTAATTAACCTAGCAGGAAATAGCAGGGTTAATTGGCagcacaaacaaacaagcaaagaCCCACTTGTTCGTATGTTTTATCTTCCACTCATAAAAGAGCCAGAAGCTGCGAGCTCCATCCAGGGTTGTACTTCACCTGTAATGCTTCAACTGTCCTTGAACTGTCGGCTAATAAAGGTTCGTGAATTACACATACCTTGACCCGCTTTCTGAGATTGGAGTTCGCGCCTTTGGACAGAATGGGAGCACAACAGCACTTTCTTATGAGATTTTCTTGGTGTAAACACATTATTAATTTGAACAACACATTGTTTTCATCTTTTATTTCCATCCTTATGAACATTTCCCAAAAGCTGAAGCCATGGCCATAAATAAGGAGAGCTAATCCTAGTGGACATGGCAGTGTTGAAGACGAATCGCAATCACGAACGACCTCTCTGTAAATGTCTTATCAAGGCATTGACCTTTCAGGTTTTCACGAGTGCTCAATCATGTTACATTCGGATATAGGTAACCCACTATGTCGCTTGCGGTCGGAATGGGTTAAGGTGTCCCCAAACACTCAAAATGCATGTGTGGAATCCTATTACAATGACCTGAACTCATGGTAGCGGAAAGCAAAGCAGATAGGAATGCGTGTGATGGAGCCTGTGGGTTTGTGTCGTATATGAACACAGCTAAGTCGAAAAGTAACcgattactcaaaattgtaatcagattacttgaagAATTGGTTACTCGGAGAACAAGTCGATTACTCTCAAAATTACTGGAAAAAGTATTTTTTTGCAACGCGTTACGTGCAAGCCTAGACTCGTGACTCACCTCCCCAATATTTCCTTCTATCCATCACCATCACAACGCAACATCCTTCTTAGGTTTGACGCGCAATTACGGCTGATAGCCTTATTTCTACGTATTATTCCGGACAGATTTCCTGAGAAGTATCACGCAGCTGAGAGTCGCGAGTTTGGTCCCGGaagagggcggtagcaatgtcgGGGGAGGTGAACAATGCATCCAACAACCATGTGTCGGTGACAGTAGTCCTGCCCTGTGGCACGTAACTACGCAAGTGTGGACGGACACATCTTATGCGCAAAGCTACTTCCAAGTATTATTGTCACAGGATTTAACTACTCGCTTGAATCCTTGATAATCACACGGCACAGGAAGCGCATTAAGAACAAAGCAACATCGTTCTTACGTTTGACACACAATTATGGCTGATAGCTTTATTTCTACGAATTATTCGGAGCAGATCTCCTGTGGAGCATCCGGATAGTAGGATCTAATACCTTGCTTGTCTTGCTAGTCTTGACAATTTAAAGCAATATTTTACAGACAGCAGCGGAAGCCCCATGATGGTGTGCTAACGACGTAAGAACAAATTTACGTTCCTCTTACGTTTGAAACAAACCGTACTTGCAAGTGTCATATGAACACAATCTAATTACTTGCTTATGGGAAATCAAGTGTTGGTGAAATTTTCTGTGGGTGGAAGAGAAGAGGGAGAAGCACTACACAGTAACATTGACCCTGCATACCCAGAGTTATGCATGGTTAATTGATTACACCTTCTTAGGAGTAATTAACCGAGCAGGACTTAGCAGGGTTAATGAACTGGACAAACGAACCAGCTAAGACCCACTTATTTGTATGTTTTATCTTCCACCCATAAAAGAGGCAGAAGCTGCGAGCTCAATCCAGGGTTGTACTTCAACTGTCCTGCTTCAACTGTCTTTCAACTGTCGATCGCCAGAATGAAGCTCTCTTCCGTGCTTTTTGGTCTAGGCCTTCTTCTGATCATGACGACTGATTACGCCGTGTAAATATAAACCCCCTTTTCAATATTTTCTAGCGTTCAGACGTAAGCGATTCGTACTTCTactactatatatatatatatatatatatatatatatatatatatatttatgtaaGAAACTTTTCTTCTTCAGGGAGGCTGTGTTGTCCCGACGGGTAGTGTTTCAGTTGGAGTGGAGGTTCCAAAGTATGAAATGATATGTTGTGCTCGATAAACGGAGACACTGTGCGATCTCGCAAGAGGTGGAGTGTACGTGTTGGTGTTGGACATGGACGCAACCGATGTCAACGTAGAGCAACGTCGTGGGAATCCTGCGATGTGCAAGGCTCCTGGTGGATCGTAAGTGCTTCGCATATCTGCGGTATACAACTGCGGGAACAACAACTGATCAACTTTCATCCACTCCAGACGTTAGATGGCAGTTCTTCTGCCGCGTTTTGTCGTGATCTACTTCTCACAAGTTGATGCATATGTTGGAACCACGGAGTACTCGACACGACGACATGGTTACCCGGCGGCTTGTGCGATACTTCTGTCGTGCCCTCATTATCCTCAGCACTGCCGTCGCTGGATACTATTACCTTAGCAGAGAAACACTGGAAGAGCAATTAGCCACCCTGACCAGACTAACTTCTTTTAGTACCCATAATGAAACCGAAATTAATGAAGCCAACGCGTCACAACGTCCCGTCGTGCTCATCTGGGACAGTTTCTACGGAATTCCCGTTAATCCCTTCTTTACGCAAGAGATGGCTGACAAGTGCGTTCACCGCTGCATTTTCACCCGGGATCGCTTCATGGCTCCCCGGAGTGCCGCCATCGTCTTTCACAATCGCGACTTCAATTCGAAGCAAATTCCACGGAGACAAAGTGAGAAGCAGATTTGGGTGCTTTTTGGGATGGAGTCACCCGTCTACACTCCGAAAGAGAGTGTTGCGCTGAACGGCCTCATCAACTGGACGGTGACTTATCGACGTGACGCGGACGTTCCGTTTCCGTACAGGCACAGGCTCGTTAGGCTTAACAGAAACAACACCGTGGAACGGGCGCCGAATGTGACGAAGGACCGGATGGCAGCGTGGTTTGTGTCGCACTGCAACGCTCACAGCGGCCGACAGCGATTCGTGAAGCATCTCCAGAAAGTGATCGACGTTGACATCTACGGTGCGTGCGGGAAGCATAAATGCACTCCCTCCGGAAGCCCCGCCTGTTACCAGATGCTTGCGAAGAAATACTatttctatctctctctcgaGAATTCCCTGTGTCGCGACTACGTCACGGAGAAGTTCTACAATGTACTCGCTTACGATGTAGTGCCCGTGGTCATGGGGTACGCCAACTATTCCGCC of the Ornithodoros turicata isolate Travis unplaced genomic scaffold, ASM3712646v1 ctg00001436.1, whole genome shotgun sequence genome contains:
- the LOC135377008 gene encoding glycoprotein 3-alpha-L-fucosyltransferase A-like, with the protein product MVTRRLVRYFCRALIILSTAVAGYYYLSRETLEEQLATLTRLTSFSTHNETEINEANASQRPVVLIWDSFYGIPVNPFFTQEMADKCVHRCIFTRDRFMAPRSAAIVFHNRDFNSKQIPRRQSEKQIWVLFGMESPVYTPKESVALNGLINWTVTYRRDADVPFPYRHRLVRLNRNNTVERAPNVTKDRMAAWFVSHCNAHSGRQRFVKHLQKVIDVDIYGACGKHKCTPSGSPACYQMLAKKYYFYLSLENSLCRDYVTEKFYNVLAYDVVPVVMGYANYSAFSPPGSFIDALSFDSPQDLGKYLWNTVHVWKNYSSHFDWKRRYKAVRETHQAACGLCEKIYRNNSSPKVYTDIRKWWFDDGDCWTWKPNVRKSFREKNGTENQSRQ